AGTCCTTACCTCTATTATTTAATTTATTGTTCTTAATAACTATTGGAATAATCCACCAGGCTTGAAGACCTAAAAAGATAAATACTAGGATCAATAATTCAAAAGTTCCAGGCTGCATTTGATAAATAACCCTTCGTTAATAACATTATTCTAAAAGTTATTAAACATTCATGAGATTTAGAATATTTCTAGGCTGCCTCTAATTCAATGTTAAGTTCAATTCCCTTTGAAATGATTGATTCTTTAAATTCAATAAGTTTGGAAATTATTCTTTGCTTCTCAGGATCTGTTTTATGGATATCATCTACAACTTCCTGCATTGCAAGTGTTACTTTTTGTAGTTTGATTTCTAGATCTTCCCTGTAATTCATAAGCTTAAAGAAATTATCTTATTTATTAAAAAACAAAATAATTATTAGTAAATAAGTACTTAACCTTAAAAGGATTGACAGCAAAACAAGGAGGATATAATTTATAGTACAAACGTATCAAAAATCAACCAGCCGATTAAAGGTAAAGTATGGATCCTAAGTACTCATTTGGTTGTAGCACTAGCAAACCCAACGGATGCCTATTAAATCCCGAAGGCAGCAGAATTATCTTTTTCGAAGAATGCAAAAATTCTCTTGAACCTAATTCAAAAATTCATACTCATCTTTTCTTTACAAATCACATTGGCGAACCTGGAGGGTACAAATCCTCTGAAAAACTCAACATAGACATAGCCTGGGAAAAGTGGCACGAACTGCACCAAAAAGGATGGACAGAAGTATCTCATAATTACGGATAAGTGATCCGGCCAAGAAAAAGCCTTTATAGATGAAAGGTGCAAACTAGCTCCTTTTTTTTTATCTTGCTATACAAATAATAAAAGATGATTTAACTTCTTCTGCTTCAATGAAATATTGTGGAATTAACTGAGCTAATTAGGGATTACGTTGCTACAGAATTATTATCAAGTATTGAACTTGACTTTCTTGAAGGAGAATTATGGGAAACTACACAACATATCGCAGAAATAAATACATTAATCAAAGCCCCTAAAAACATATGCAAGAAATTAGGACTAGATGAGAAATCTTGTTGGCATTTATGCTGTGCAGCAGTTCTTGACTCCTCAAGACCATTAAAAAATGGACAAAATAGAGTTGATGATTTTAAAAAACTAATTAATCTAAATGAAATCAGCTACATATAAAAAAGACTCAATGATACGTTTACTTATTGCATCAATTCTTTTTTTTATACCACTAGGAGGTTTTGCTGATGAAAAGCAAAGAGAAATTGAGAATGAAGCTATAAATCTTGTCATTAAAAAATATGGAAAAGGCCTAGAAAATAGATTAAAAGGAACGGGAGTAACCCCCAGTTATCGAAGTTGGTATGAAAATGATTGTTTTGTAAGTATTGCAGCAGGTACATATCAAGAAGATACTTGGTCGGCAATAAAGTGGTTTAGCGTTAATGTCTGTTCTGAATCAGCTGAAATAATGGAAAGTGAATGAAGGGAATAAGGCGCCTATTAGTTTTGCAGCATTTAGAAATAGAGGGGCCAGGTCTTTTTGAACAATTTGCTAAAGAAAGAGATTTGAAAATCGAAATTATTCGTTTAGATAATAAAAATGCTCTGCCGCAAACAAAAAAAGGTGACTTAATTCTAATTATGGGTGGACCAATGGGAGTTAAAGATATTGGAAGTGAAAGATATCCCTGGCTCAAGTTAGAAAGAGATTTTATAAAAAAAGAATTAGAAAATGAAAGACCTATAATCGGTGTTTGCTTAGGTGCTCAGTTGCTTGCGAGTGCTGCTGGAGGAGATGTAGAAATTCTTAAATATGGATCACCTCCAAAAGCATTACCGGAAATTGGATGGTCTCAAATTTTTATTAATAAATCAAATAAAGACTTTAAATCACTATTTAAAGACCCTTTTCATGTGCTGCATTGGCATGGAGATAGGATTTTATTACCTAATAAAGCAGTACTCATTGCTAGTAGTGCTCGTTGTAAGGAACAGTTTTTTAGGATTGGTAATTTTGCTTACGGATTACAATTCCATATAGAGACGACGGGGGGAATGATAAATAACTGGATTAAAGAAGATAAAGAGTTTGTCCTTAAAGGATTAGGCTTAAATGGTCAGGAAATTTTAAAAGAAGAGAATAAAAAATATATTGATAAAACTTTTTTAAAAAGAAAGCTTCTAATAAGTAAATTATTTGAATTATTAGATAATTAAAAAGGAAATAATATAGTCATCCAGTAAAAAAGGGCTTGATAAAGCCCTGAAAAAATTTAAAAAGGAATTTTACTAGAAAATACCTGGAAGAATTTGACCAGTAAAATAATAAGCTCCTACAAGAGCAAACATTCCAAGCATTGCAGCTTTACCATTAAGCTTTTCAGCTTTCTCGGTCATGATTTTTTTTGCGAATTCCATAATAAAGTGAAATATATTATATCTAAAAACTAATCATTCAAATTTCAGAATGATGTAGTTTTTTCTACCAAATTGATATCTTTCTAAAGATTAAAAAAAATACTTAAACAACAAATTGAACTCTTAAAAGTTTCGAGCCAATCTGTAAAGCGTAGCAAGCCTAAAAAACAACCATTTAATTATAACTGTAACATATATGCTACAAATATGTAATATTTATCTTGAAAATAACTTAATTTCGGCTTAATACTTTACATTAGTTAATAGTAGTGTTACATTAGTTAACAATTACATTAATTCAATGGCTAATTCAAACGTTACTACTGAATCAGGCGGCAGACAGAACATGTTTCCTACTGAGACACGTCCTTACATAGATGAGTCTGTTTCATACGACAGCTACCCACAAAATGCAGAAAAAGTTAATGGTCGTTGGGCAATGATTGGCCTTGTTGCATTAGTTGGTGCTTACGTTTCAACTGGACAAATTATTCCTGGCATTTTTTAATGAGTCCACTTTCAGGTTTCTTAGCCGTAATTGTATTCTTTACAGCCATCCTCGTTGCTTATCTAACCAAGCAATTTCAAAACGAAAATTTAAACTATTCATCTTTTAATCAAATGAAAAATACAAACACAAAAGTCAAAACAATCGAGAAAGAAAAAGTTGTTGCTGAAACTCTTAACGGCAGATTCGCAATGCTTGGATTAATTGCTGCTGTTGGAGCATATCTAACAACAGGTCAAATAATTCCTGGTTTCGTTTAAAAACTTACTATTTAACAATTTTACAAATTAGAAAAAATGGAAAATTCAAAACCAACTTATTGGCAAAACGCCGAGAGAACTAATGGAAGAATGGCAATGATGGGCTTATTTGCATTAGTTGTAAATTATGGCCTATTCGGTTGGATAATCCCAGGAATCTTTTAAAATGAATTTAGGCTTACTTTTTCTTAAAGTAAATACTTTAGGCGTAATAACTCTTTCTGAACTTGATTGGATAACTAACCATCAATCTGAATTTTCAAGGCTAGATATGGCTTTAGTTATTAAAATCGGCCGTCTTATGGATTCTGGAATAGTGGAAATTGATAATAGATTGCCTGTTTAATTTTTAAAAAATGATCGTCATGAGTGTTTGTCAATAGGGATACTGACAAACACTTTTTTATGAGAAAAAATATTTGTAAAAAAAGAGATTGTTTCTTAGCTAAAAACAATCTCTCAATTACCTATTCTTACATGAAAATTTCAA
This portion of the Prochlorococcus marinus XMU1410 genome encodes:
- a CDS encoding DUF1651 domain-containing protein: MDPKYSFGCSTSKPNGCLLNPEGSRIIFFEECKNSLEPNSKIHTHLFFTNHIGEPGGYKSSEKLNIDIAWEKWHELHQKGWTEVSHNYG
- a CDS encoding inward rectifier potassium channel, with protein sequence MELTELIRDYVATELLSSIELDFLEGELWETTQHIAEINTLIKAPKNICKKLGLDEKSCWHLCCAAVLDSSRPLKNGQNRVDDFKKLINLNEISYI
- a CDS encoding heat-labile enterotoxin alpha chain; this translates as MKSATYKKDSMIRLLIASILFFIPLGGFADEKQREIENEAINLVIKKYGKGLENRLKGTGVTPSYRSWYENDCFVSIAAGTYQEDTWSAIKWFSVNVCSESAEIMESE
- a CDS encoding type 1 glutamine amidotransferase, producing the protein MKGIRRLLVLQHLEIEGPGLFEQFAKERDLKIEIIRLDNKNALPQTKKGDLILIMGGPMGVKDIGSERYPWLKLERDFIKKELENERPIIGVCLGAQLLASAAGGDVEILKYGSPPKALPEIGWSQIFINKSNKDFKSLFKDPFHVLHWHGDRILLPNKAVLIASSARCKEQFFRIGNFAYGLQFHIETTGGMINNWIKEDKEFVLKGLGLNGQEILKEENKKYIDKTFLKRKLLISKLFELLDN
- a CDS encoding high light inducible protein, with amino-acid sequence MEFAKKIMTEKAEKLNGKAAMLGMFALVGAYYFTGQILPGIF
- a CDS encoding high light inducible protein, which encodes MANSNVTTESGGRQNMFPTETRPYIDESVSYDSYPQNAEKVNGRWAMIGLVALVGAYVSTGQIIPGIF
- a CDS encoding chlorophyll a/b-binding protein, encoding MSPLSGFLAVIVFFTAILVAYLTKQFQNENLNYSSFNQMKNTNTKVKTIEKEKVVAETLNGRFAMLGLIAAVGAYLTTGQIIPGFV